The DNA sequence CCCGAAGAAGAGAAGATGCAGGGTCGCGGCAACTGAGATAACAGAGGATTCCGTTTTCGATATTTTCTCCCATCGAGAGCGGTTCGCTCGCCCGGCCATCGGTTCAGTCGGTTTGCTCGTACGTCATCCGAACCAGCCTCTCGACGCCACCCTCCGGGATTTCCATCTCCGGGTCGAACAAATCGAAGCCGACCGACTCGTAGTACGGCACCAGTCCACGACGACAGAGCAGGGACAGGCCGACGATGCTCTGGAGGTCGGGATGGTCGACGACCGCCTCCATCAGGATTTTACCGAAACCCTCCCCGCGGCGGTCCGCGGCAACTATCACGTCGAATACGTTCGCGTAGTAGGTGTAGTCGGTCAGGATTCGCGCCGCAGCCACGAGGTTTTCTTCGTCTTCGACGCCGATGGCGACTTCCGTTTCGGCGAGGGCGGTTCGAACGTCGTCCACCTCGCGGTCCTCCCACCACTCGTACTCCTCGTAGAGGTCGGTGAGTTCCTCTGCGTCGTCGGGCGCGAGGTTTCGAACGTGACTCATTCGTCACACCGGTTTTTCGCGCCCAATTAATGCTCTTTTGATACGTTGGCAACCGTTAGC is a window from the Haladaptatus sp. R4 genome containing:
- a CDS encoding GNAT family N-acetyltransferase, which produces MSHVRNLAPDDAEELTDLYEEYEWWEDREVDDVRTALAETEVAIGVEDEENLVAAARILTDYTYYANVFDVIVAADRRGEGFGKILMEAVVDHPDLQSIVGLSLLCRRGLVPYYESVGFDLFDPEMEIPEGGVERLVRMTYEQTD